The proteins below come from a single Prochlorococcus marinus CUG1415 genomic window:
- a CDS encoding DUF58 domain-containing protein yields MQFVNQKNWFYKRFTTQSKNIKLGFNSLYIFPNLFGFYWILATIVLYILGTNLEINFTIFISYLMLTVMIISLFLTHFNIHGLELTSTNQRIFFANSNIYYEIIINSNTYRKNIKIKFIGKRNKFTLIEKVEGQIKKSLILEKKQRGIYNPDTIYGISSSPLSLFNCWFYWKPCNKLIVAPEKKKGPLKVEYISNNNESQSNELKNNTGDELNEVTYYQKGEKKSLIHWKSLARSKNLLSKKFNSSTSEYKWLVLNENLPLEESLEHLSFEIHNQYINNKIYGLRLTKDYYISPDSGDKHYLKCLTTLAMFN; encoded by the coding sequence ATGCAATTCGTTAATCAAAAGAATTGGTTTTATAAAAGGTTTACAACACAATCTAAAAATATAAAACTTGGTTTTAATAGTCTCTATATTTTCCCAAATCTATTCGGATTTTATTGGATACTAGCAACAATTGTTTTATATATTTTAGGAACAAATTTAGAGATTAATTTCACAATTTTCATTTCTTATTTAATGCTAACAGTAATGATTATAAGCCTATTCCTTACTCACTTTAATATTCATGGCTTAGAATTAACTTCCACAAATCAAAGAATATTCTTTGCAAATTCAAATATTTATTATGAAATTATTATTAATTCAAATACCTATAGAAAAAACATCAAAATAAAATTTATCGGTAAAAGAAATAAATTTACTTTAATAGAAAAAGTTGAGGGACAAATAAAAAAATCATTAATCCTAGAGAAGAAACAAAGAGGGATTTATAATCCAGATACTATTTATGGAATTTCATCTTCCCCCCTATCTTTATTTAATTGTTGGTTTTACTGGAAACCATGCAATAAATTAATAGTTGCACCTGAAAAAAAGAAAGGCCCCTTAAAGGTTGAATACATATCTAATAATAACGAGTCACAAAGTAACGAATTAAAGAATAATACAGGTGATGAACTAAACGAGGTCACATACTATCAAAAAGGTGAAAAGAAATCATTGATTCATTGGAAATCTCTCGCTCGATCAAAAAATCTTTTATCCAAGAAGTTTAATAGCTCAACTTCAGAATATAAATGGCTTGTTCTAAATGAAAACTTGCCCCTAGAAGAATCTCTTGAACATTTGTCTTTTGAAATCCATAATCAATATATAAATAATAAAATTTATGGCCTTAGACTGACAAAAGACTATTACATTAGCCCTGATAGCGGAGATAAACATTATTTGAAATGTCTTACCACATTAGCCATGTTTAACTAA